One genomic window of Candidatus Lokiarchaeota archaeon includes the following:
- a CDS encoding DUF87 domain-containing protein, with translation MSNREVIGNLLGTTTPTEVAICVDPSIVRTSPLRLREYLVIDYQCEDLEKPVLASVSEIGLENQNMPNSILTSPREFQALTRIGDLRDGEVLKAKARILGFLNEASELEMPRFSPPPGAEVFRAPQELLEEAFGQGHIEIGHLLTNEDVRVRLNVDELIRRHLAVLAITGGGKGNTVAVIISRILEMGGAVVVIDPHSEYIGMRNELGDRLVAFSVEADPDRKILPLRFRFNSFSADDFLSILRVRSNANRQRELFRDAYELLEDTEWDYEDLENTLEQADGGEDSEQLKGLKSLMNEATEIAILDKSQEVPLAGGDGPGIVNEGCMTVLSLSGLDTDVQQAVVRRVSQKILRGAVAWRLNHENEES, from the coding sequence ATGAGTAACAGAGAAGTCATAGGAAATCTGCTTGGCACCACGACGCCGACTGAAGTTGCTATCTGTGTTGACCCAAGCATTGTGCGCACATCACCACTCAGACTCCGCGAGTACCTGGTGATCGACTATCAATGTGAGGACCTTGAGAAACCAGTTTTAGCATCAGTAAGCGAAATCGGGCTGGAAAATCAGAACATGCCTAACTCGATTCTTACAAGCCCGAGAGAGTTCCAGGCCCTCACTCGGATTGGTGATCTAAGGGATGGTGAGGTGCTAAAAGCAAAAGCAAGAATCCTCGGTTTTCTCAACGAAGCCAGCGAACTGGAGATGCCTCGGTTTTCTCCTCCACCGGGTGCAGAAGTCTTCCGAGCTCCGCAAGAATTACTTGAAGAAGCCTTTGGGCAGGGGCATATCGAAATAGGACATCTTCTTACGAATGAGGATGTCCGCGTCAGATTGAATGTAGATGAGCTGATTAGGCGGCACTTGGCTGTGTTGGCAATCACTGGTGGAGGAAAAGGAAACACAGTTGCAGTGATTATCTCAAGGATTCTCGAAATGGGTGGAGCAGTAGTCGTAATTGATCCACACAGTGAATATATTGGAATGCGTAACGAATTAGGCGACCGGCTGGTTGCATTCTCCGTTGAAGCTGACCCCGACAGGAAAATACTTCCTCTGAGGTTTCGCTTCAACAGCTTCTCAGCGGATGATTTTCTTTCCATACTCCGGGTTCGTTCAAATGCAAACCGGCAGAGAGAACTATTCAGAGATGCTTACGAATTGCTGGAAGATACGGAATGGGATTATGAAGATCTTGAAAACACCCTCGAACAAGCTGACGGTGGTGAAGATTCCGAACAGCTGAAGGGCCTCAAGAGCCTAATGAATGAAGCTACAGAAATCGCAATCCTTGACAAGAGCCAAGAAGTGCCCTTGGCCGGGGGAGATGGCCCGGGAATTGTCAACGAAGGATGCATGACCGTACTCTCGCTATCAGGACTTGATACCGATGTTCAACAAGCTGTTGTGCGGCGAGTATCTCAGAAGATTCTACGCGGAGCGGTTGCGTGGCGGCTGAATCACGAAAATGAAGAATCG